Proteins from a genomic interval of Plasmodium sp. gorilla clade G2 genome assembly, chromosome: 10:
- a CDS encoding GDP dissociation inhibitor, putative yields MDEKNNKLFECDILICGTSLLNTLLSVYFSIKNYNVINIDKNNYYGDYNGSLNFCQFQDVHNKLEKFYYEFLPFSNLTQVKKKELQEIVQNYFKINNNKFNIDINPKIIYNESNIVNLLMSVNAHTYISFLGIQYFYLTYKKFNEQQHQENTNTISKDHTQNIQNEEKEITNNSTSTILSNNIKSDDLVFVKVPLNKSQVFLDNNLNLNEKRMIMNFIYKNIVYDKNYTFSNFSNYAFMKKGPNQSLSEDSQKVEGSLGEVKERGIQQQNNNDNINNIGTITPYDDVNDNIQNLSENVNIINYLNTFNITDKISDYIMYGIGLFDLDLGYCKNVHNIPEYYLSGFSKETKYILNKNEFLKRLHILVNSLNKFKLQNSFENAFIYPSYGLNDIIYALSRVACLNNSIYMINRKIEHITYSNYNYTKENEHHEYENSENYNTSNVKINEVILDNGFIIKPKFVISTGSNINFKEMKKYLFKNEYEQDNNIHIKTSRLLVLSTYSFLGQNGLAFYIHKQPKLKHQVKTNSCNSYCTIHILQLDYSSGSCPLGFFLTYFTYLEIETENVPNKQQKKYNNNENNHNNNYKHIDSSGNVSFNSGPEYNNAHFFSNNNTYPNDDKPLNYLLLLDVLKLFIQKQQNDKYSNCDNCYFYDKNVFNEQLLKQIRHFFNTSEFNNISQLSNINNKINTNKKHQNNEIIDKREDQYQYDKNQDEMNNILKENKEEENKPNDEYFMNQFNNLLKKEGIIYMAYYEYKPTVYRKDTIQLINQNLDIYKNIFENIEKQNINNTQEKEINKHNNHDDNENISCKENHMNNKNDELNKTKNCSKHYEKKKNTIQLTTNQNIINLLFTNDVHNYPIYPLIEDISTFIYIISKFNQQIYNSKNETIYDTLYDFKTIFNYQNINS; encoded by the exons atggatgaaaaaaataacaaattatTTGAGTGTGATATATTAATCTGTGGAACAAGTTTGCTGAATACATTATTGTctgtatatttttctattaaaaactataatgtaataaatattgataaaaataattattatggtGATTACAATGGTTCATTAAATTTCTGTCAGTTTCAAGATGTACATAATAAATTggaaaaattttattacgAATTTTTGCCTTTTTCCAATTTGACtcaagtaaaaaaaaaagaattacaaGAAATTGTTCAAAATTATTTCAAaattaataacaataaatttaatatagatataaatcctaaaattatatataatgaaagtaATATTGTTAATCTTTTAATGAGTGTAAATgctcatacatatattagtTTTTTAGGTATACAATACTTTTATTTAacctataaaaaatttaatgaaCAACAACATCAAGAAAATACGAACACTATAAGTAAGGATCATAcacaaaatatacaaaatgaagaaaaggaaataacaaataattcAACATCTACCATACTCagcaataatattaaatca gatgattTAGTTTTTGTGAAAGTACCTTTAAATAAATCTCAAGTGTTTTTAGATAACAACTTAAATttgaatgaaaaaagaatgattatgaactttatatataaaaatattgtctatgataaaaattatacattttcCAATTTTTCAAATTATGCTTTTATGAAAAAAGGGCCTAATCAATCCTTATCTGAGGATAGTCAAAAAGTAGAAGGTTCCTTAGGAGAAGTAAAAGAAAGAGGAATACAgcaacaaaataataatgataatatcaataatattgGTACTATAACACCTTATGATGACGTAAATGATAACATACAAAATTTATCAGAAAATGTtaacataataaattatttaaatacatttaatattacAGACAAAATTTCCGACTATATTATGTACGGTATAGGTTTATTTGATCTTGACCTAGGATATTGTAAAAATGTTCATAATATACCtgaatattatttaagtGGTTTTTCTaaagaaacaaaatatatcttgaataaaaatgaattctTAAAACGTCTACACATTTTAGTAAActcattaaataaatttaaattacaAAATTCGTTCGAAAACGCATTTATATATCCATCTTATGGATTAAACGATATTATATATGCCCTATCTCGAGTAGCTTGTTTAaataattctatatatatgataaatagaaaaattgAACACATAACATACTcgaattataattatacaaaAGAAAACGAACACcatgaatatgaaaatagtgaaaattataatacatccaatgtaaaaataaatgaggTAATATTAGATAACGGATTTATAATTAAACCTAAATTTGTTATATCAACTGGatcaaatataaattttaaagaaatgaaaaaatatctttttaaaaatgaatatgaacaagataataatatacatataaaaacaagCAGATTATTAGTCTTAAGTACTTATTCTTTTCTAGGACAAAATGGTCTAgctttttatatacataaacaACCAAAATTAAAACATCAAGTAAAAACCAATTCATGTAATTCTTATTGTACCATTCATATATTGCAGTTAGATTATAGTAGTGGATCATGTCCCCTTGGGTTTTTCTTaacatattttacatatcTAGAGATAGAAACAGAAAATGTGCCAAataaacaacaaaaaaaatataataataatgaaaataatcataacaataattataaacatattgaTAGTAGTGGTAATGTTTCTTTTAATTCTGGGCCAGAGTATAATAATgcacattttttttctaataataatacataccCAAATGATGACAAACccttaaattatttattactaTTGGATgtgttaaaattatttattcaaaaacaacaaaatgataaatacaGTAATTGTGACAATTGTTACTTTTATGACAAAAATGTTTTTAATGAACAACTGCTCAAACAAATTagacatttttttaatacatcagaatttaataatatcagCCAGTTATCTAATAtcaacaataaaataaatacaaataaaaaacatcaaaataatgaaataatagaTAAAAGAGAAGACCAATATCAATATGATAAAAACCAAGatgaaatgaataatatattaaaagaaaataaggaagaagaaaataaaccaaatgatgaatattttatgaaCCAATTCAATAATTTACTAAAAAAAGAaggtattatttatatggcatattatgaatataaaccAACTGTATATAGAAAGGATACTATACAATTAATTAATCAAaatttagatatatataaaaatatatttgaaaatatagaaaagcaaaatataaataatacccaagaaaaagaaataaataaacataataatcatgatgataatgaaaatatttcttgTAAAGAAAATcacatgaataataaaaacgatgaattaaataaaaccAAGAATTGTTCAAAacattatgaaaaaaaaaaaaacactaTTCAATTAACAAcaaatcaaaatattataaatctaCTTTTTACTAATGATGTACACAATTATCCTATTTATCCATTAATTGAAGATATTTCCACCTTCATTTACATAATTAGTAAATTTAatcaacaaatatataatagtaaaaaTGAAACTATATATGATACCTTATATGATTTTAAAACAATTTTTAACtatcaaaatattaatagttaa